From Nitrospirota bacterium, the proteins below share one genomic window:
- a CDS encoding FixH family protein: MKILIIIVSIIALSAVGGSIIVGEKMFDGVVVEKPYEQGLLWDRIQDSKSELGWSAVINNGKIKTGDGEVSISVFDKEGKPLSDATVSLIVSRPSTNAYDKDYKTVKLHEGLYTAAVNFPLYGYWDMKIHVGRKGKDALLEERIFADN, encoded by the coding sequence ATGAAAATTTTAATTATTATCGTTTCCATAATTGCGCTTTCCGCTGTGGGCGGATCAATTATTGTGGGTGAAAAGATGTTTGACGGAGTTGTAGTTGAGAAGCCTTACGAACAGGGTCTGTTATGGGACAGGATACAGGACAGCAAGTCTGAATTGGGCTGGAGCGCTGTCATCAATAACGGGAAAATTAAAACAGGTGACGGGGAGGTCAGTATCTCTGTTTTTGACAAAGAAGGAAAACCGCTTTCCGACGCTACTGTCTCCCTGATAGTCAGCAGGCCGTCAACAAACGCGTACGATAAAGATTATAAGACCGTTAAACTTCATGAAGGATTATACACCGCTGCGGTCAACTTCCCTCTGTACGGATATTGGGACATGAAGATACACGTAGGGCGGAAAGGCAAGGATGCGTTATTGGAAGAAAGAATATTTGCAGATAACTGA
- a CDS encoding 4Fe-4S binding protein → MTKTKRIQPWRRVVEAAQAFLIVGLPFLKIEGESALRFDVPSLRLHFFGASIWMEEFFIVLIGIIFLTFLVVFITLMFGRIWCGWLCPQTVIVDFTRFVDKAKSKRPAYKLGSYPAMFLISVLVAANLIWYFVSPYEFIPEVMEGNLGSVTWGFWLVLTGILSLNFILLRHKFCATVCPYAKLQSVLFDSKTLVISFDPRRKEECMKCMACVRTCPVGIDIKEGLNAACISCAECIDACTKMMGHRKKDSLIGYFFGLPGETGRILRQNAVLLGSVTTVFLVFFIYLLLTRVAIDMTVLPNYSFPPRIAADGGVINSYTLSVKNRGRSDVELEINAKVEGDGIKITPDSVRLSAGSIKKIPVYVHLKHISVKENIEAIDISIRSKDSPGVEVVKKANFIIPEG, encoded by the coding sequence ATGACGAAGACTAAGAGGATACAACCGTGGAGACGCGTTGTGGAGGCTGCTCAGGCGTTTCTTATTGTCGGCCTGCCTTTCCTGAAGATAGAAGGCGAGAGCGCGTTAAGGTTTGATGTCCCTTCACTGAGACTGCACTTCTTCGGCGCAAGCATTTGGATGGAAGAATTTTTCATCGTCCTCATCGGCATAATTTTTCTTACTTTCCTGGTTGTATTTATAACATTGATGTTCGGAAGGATCTGGTGCGGGTGGCTTTGCCCCCAGACAGTGATCGTCGACTTCACCCGGTTTGTGGACAAGGCGAAGTCAAAAAGGCCGGCATATAAACTGGGCTCGTACCCGGCGATGTTTTTGATAAGTGTTTTAGTCGCGGCAAATCTCATATGGTACTTCGTTTCCCCATATGAATTCATCCCGGAGGTCATGGAGGGAAATCTCGGAAGTGTGACTTGGGGATTCTGGCTGGTTTTAACGGGGATATTATCCCTGAATTTCATCCTGCTCAGACACAAGTTTTGCGCTACCGTCTGTCCGTATGCGAAACTGCAGAGCGTTCTGTTCGATAGTAAAACGCTTGTAATTTCATTTGACCCGAGGAGAAAGGAAGAATGCATGAAATGCATGGCGTGTGTAAGGACCTGCCCTGTCGGGATTGACATAAAGGAAGGCCTGAACGCGGCCTGTATAAGCTGTGCAGAATGCATCGATGCATGTACAAAAATGATGGGGCACAGGAAGAAGGACTCTCTGATAGGTTACTTCTTCGGACTGCCGGGAGAGACCGGAAGGATACTGCGCCAGAATGCTGTATTGCTGGGTTCGGTCACCACTGTCTTTCTTGTTTTCTTTATCTATCTTTTGTTGACGCGCGTTGCCATTGATATGACCGTTCTGCCGAATTATTCTTTCCCGCCCCGCATCGCGGCAGACGGCGGAGTGATAAACTCATACACCTTGTCCGTGAAGAACAGGGGAAGGTCGGATGTGGAGCTTGAGATTAACGCAAAAGTAGAAGGGGACGGAATAAAAATAACCCCGGACAGTGTCCGGCTTTCCGCTGGAAGCATTAAAAAAATCCCTGTCTACGTTCATTTAAAACATATATCCGTGAAAGAAAATATTGAGGCCATTGATATATCTATCCGTTCTAAAGATTCACCGGGAGTTGAGGTGGTCAAAAAGGCCAATTTTATTATTCCGGAGGGATGA
- a CDS encoding cbb3-type cytochrome c oxidase subunit 3 — protein sequence MDPQEIAYFVFGVTLVVAFTVIIVFYYSKKRHKKVEEAKYKMLDDED from the coding sequence ATGGACCCTCAGGAGATAGCATATTTTGTTTTTGGTGTCACGCTCGTTGTCGCATTTACGGTGATAATAGTTTTTTACTATTCAAAAAAGAGGCACAAAAAAGTCGAAGAAGCAAAGTATAAAATGCTTGATGACGAAGACTAA
- a CDS encoding cbb3-type cytochrome c oxidase subunit II: protein MMKGELYRKPILFAIVATVAVLIGSIVTAIYPMFTRQMHPKLETLKPFTALQLAGRDIYQREGCAYCHTQTVRPLKTEVMRYGEYSKAGEFAYDHPFLWGSKRTGPDIARIGGKYADAWHYRHFENPRAFFADSNMPSYNWLKNNILDPADVEAHMKALNFPYTPEDITALKDRTELDALVSYVQVIGTSVAKRPAAKPAVAAKQHIPNPLAGDPMAIALGKKLFGEHCAVCHGENAKGDIGPDLTNRNKFLYVEGDVPDDDYFEIINNGTSPGMIEEGRTAKGGMLAFKDTLKKDEIWSLVSYIRSIQDAEKK, encoded by the coding sequence ATGATGAAAGGCGAACTTTATAGAAAACCAATACTGTTTGCGATAGTTGCTACTGTAGCTGTATTGATCGGGAGTATCGTTACCGCAATCTATCCGATGTTCACCCGGCAGATGCATCCGAAGCTTGAAACACTGAAACCATTTACTGCCTTACAGCTTGCCGGCAGGGACATTTATCAGAGAGAGGGATGCGCTTATTGTCACACCCAAACCGTCAGGCCTCTTAAAACAGAGGTGATGAGATACGGTGAATATTCAAAGGCCGGAGAGTTCGCATATGACCATCCGTTTCTGTGGGGATCAAAAAGGACCGGGCCTGACATCGCCCGTATCGGAGGTAAATACGCCGATGCATGGCACTACAGGCATTTTGAAAACCCGAGGGCCTTCTTTGCGGATTCCAACATGCCGTCCTACAACTGGTTGAAAAACAATATACTTGACCCTGCCGATGTCGAAGCGCATATGAAGGCATTGAACTTTCCGTATACGCCCGAAGATATTACTGCGCTGAAAGACAGGACGGAGCTTGACGCGCTGGTTTCGTACGTGCAAGTGATCGGCACTTCAGTTGCCAAGAGACCCGCGGCAAAACCCGCAGTTGCAGCGAAACAGCATATTCCAAATCCGCTTGCAGGAGATCCGATGGCAATTGCCCTTGGGAAAAAGCTCTTTGGAGAACATTGCGCTGTTTGCCACGGCGAGAATGCAAAAGGCGACATCGGCCCTGACCTGACGAACAGAAATAAATTCCTGTACGTTGAGGGAGATGTGCCTGACGATGACTATTTTGAAATAATCAACAACGGGACATCCCCCGGTATGATAGAAGAAGGGCGCACTGCAAAAGGCGGTATGCTCGCTTTTAAAGACACTTTGAAAAAAGATGAAATCTGGTCTCTGGTCTCATATATCAGATCGATACAGGACGCAGAGAAAAAATAA
- a CDS encoding cbb3-type cytochrome c oxidase subunit I: MNDYQYDNQTVKGFITSSIFWGVVGILAGIWVSIQMWSPAWNISPYFTFGRLRVIHTNILAFGLVLGAIMGIFYYITMRLAKRPLLFPKLARLTLYVFNAAIALATLTLFWGMTQSIEYAELEWPLDIGVVILWVLFSINILGTVIKRKEEQMYISLWYVIATLITIAVIYIVNNLSIPAGLFKSYHLFAGVNSANVEWWYGHNAVGSELTMAVLAIFYYFLPKSTQMPIYSHRLSIIAFWSLVFTYLWTGAHHLVYTPLPDWIQTLGIAFTVFLIAPSWGSVVNGYYTVGADWSKMRTNYLTKFFILGITFYGLQTIQGPTQGLRVVSQLIHYTDWVPGHVHMGAMGWDAMVLVAAMYYIIPQIYKTEIYSVKIANTHFYLVLIGQLIYSITMWITGIQQGAMWKAVNPDGTLKYTFVETLVRNYPFWKMRTIGGIIFTVGMLFFIYNIYMTIRRGKELAASGAQGVA, from the coding sequence ATGAATGATTATCAATATGATAATCAAACGGTCAAAGGGTTCATCACTTCCTCTATCTTCTGGGGCGTTGTAGGCATCCTTGCAGGGATATGGGTATCGATCCAGATGTGGAGTCCTGCGTGGAACATCTCACCTTATTTTACCTTTGGAAGATTGAGGGTGATACACACAAACATTTTAGCCTTCGGACTTGTTTTGGGGGCTATTATGGGAATCTTCTACTATATAACGATGAGGCTTGCAAAGCGCCCTCTTCTCTTCCCGAAACTTGCAAGACTTACCCTGTATGTGTTTAACGCAGCCATAGCCCTGGCTACGCTAACGCTTTTCTGGGGGATGACCCAGTCCATCGAATATGCCGAACTTGAATGGCCGCTCGATATAGGAGTCGTAATTTTATGGGTCCTGTTCTCAATCAATATTCTCGGAACTGTTATCAAAAGGAAAGAGGAGCAGATGTATATCTCGCTCTGGTATGTCATCGCCACACTGATAACCATTGCGGTAATTTATATCGTTAACAACCTTTCAATTCCAGCAGGGCTGTTTAAGTCTTATCATCTTTTCGCTGGAGTCAACAGCGCTAATGTTGAATGGTGGTACGGGCATAACGCTGTCGGTTCCGAGCTCACAATGGCGGTGCTTGCCATTTTCTATTACTTTCTGCCCAAGTCAACACAGATGCCGATTTACAGCCACAGATTATCAATCATCGCTTTCTGGTCGCTGGTGTTCACATATCTCTGGACCGGCGCCCATCATCTTGTTTACACGCCGCTTCCTGACTGGATACAAACACTCGGAATCGCCTTCACCGTGTTTCTCATTGCGCCCTCCTGGGGTTCGGTGGTGAACGGTTATTATACCGTCGGCGCCGACTGGTCCAAGATGAGGACAAACTACCTTACAAAATTTTTCATACTCGGGATAACGTTTTACGGACTCCAGACTATACAGGGACCGACCCAGGGATTAAGAGTGGTGAGTCAGTTAATCCATTATACTGACTGGGTCCCCGGACATGTGCATATGGGAGCAATGGGGTGGGATGCGATGGTATTAGTTGCCGCGATGTACTACATCATTCCGCAAATTTATAAAACGGAAATATACAGCGTAAAGATCGCCAACACTCATTTCTATCTCGTACTCATAGGCCAGCTCATATATTCAATTACAATGTGGATTACCGGCATTCAGCAGGGCGCCATGTGGAAGGCGGTTAATCCGGACGGAACACTTAAGTATACCTTCGTTGAAACCCTTGTAAGAAATTATCCTTTCTGGAAGATGAGGACCATCGGCGGCATTATATTTACCGTCGGGATGCTCTTCTTCATCTATAACATCTACATGACGATCCGCAGGGGCAAGGAACTGGCGGCGTCAGGAGCGCAGGGGGTGGCATGA
- a CDS encoding Rrf2 family transcriptional regulator, whose translation MHITRKADYAVRCVLFLSRHIDRVSSVDEISGEMSVPKTFLAKILQRLMKTGIVNSTRGVKGGFQLARGPEEISLLDVVEAIDGPVAMNVCAVDKKMCGFSSSCSVHPVWIELRKDIKNRLKSWTFAKLAGIRKSQKVIKRDCH comes from the coding sequence ATGCATATAACGAGGAAGGCTGATTATGCTGTACGATGCGTCCTTTTCCTGTCAAGACATATTGACCGGGTATCAAGTGTTGATGAGATATCCGGAGAGATGTCTGTGCCGAAAACCTTTCTCGCCAAGATCCTCCAGCGCCTCATGAAGACAGGAATAGTAAACTCGACCCGCGGGGTCAAAGGAGGGTTTCAACTTGCAAGAGGACCGGAGGAGATCAGCTTGCTTGATGTCGTTGAAGCCATTGACGGCCCTGTTGCGATGAATGTATGCGCCGTTGATAAAAAAATGTGCGGGTTCAGCTCTTCCTGCTCTGTACATCCTGTTTGGATTGAACTGCGGAAAGATATAAAAAACCGCCTGAAGAGCTGGACTTTTGCAAAACTAGCGGGTATAAGAAAATCTCAGAAAGTCATAAAAAGAGATTGTCATTAG
- a CDS encoding rubrerythrin family protein gives MELVNVNKLGVAKGTPVEDAVTANFKGETYEVGLYLAMARQAQREGYAEIAEALKRIAFEEADHAARYAELNGLISDNTKVNLEKMLNGEINANRGKREAAVKAKEVNVDEAHDLFDESSRDEARHAQMLNGLLGRFFNGK, from the coding sequence ATGGAACTCGTAAACGTAAACAAACTTGGCGTAGCCAAAGGCACACCCGTCGAGGATGCCGTAACAGCAAATTTTAAAGGTGAAACATATGAAGTCGGGCTCTACCTTGCAATGGCAAGGCAGGCGCAGAGAGAGGGATATGCAGAGATAGCCGAGGCCCTTAAAAGAATCGCATTTGAAGAGGCAGACCACGCAGCGCGATATGCCGAGCTGAACGGGCTTATCTCTGACAACACTAAAGTAAATCTCGAAAAAATGCTCAATGGAGAGATAAACGCAAACAGAGGGAAAAGAGAGGCGGCTGTAAAGGCAAAAGAGGTGAATGTCGATGAAGCCCATGATCTTTTTGACGAGTCCTCAAGGGATGAGGCAAGACATGCCCAGATGCTTAACGGACTGCTCGGCAGATTTTTTAATGGCAAATGA
- a CDS encoding PilZ domain-containing protein: protein MNRRIFDRVPSNISVRFYCGDTDYCGTVTNLSENGMFISTKQMSFPFDSKIEIYISHNDKLLNVPVKVIRMTKSNDVFDGVAVQLLDDHKDYLELVNTLRSSQFPF from the coding sequence ATGAATCGAAGAATTTTCGACAGGGTACCGTCAAATATAAGCGTTAGATTTTACTGCGGGGACACAGACTATTGCGGCACTGTAACAAATCTCTCTGAAAACGGAATGTTTATCAGCACAAAACAGATGTCTTTCCCTTTTGATTCAAAAATCGAAATATATATATCTCATAACGACAAACTGTTGAATGTTCCCGTCAAAGTGATCAGGATGACAAAATCAAATGATGTTTTCGACGGCGTTGCAGTACAGCTTTTGGATGATCATAAAGATTATTTAGAGCTCGTCAATACACTGCGTTCTTCTCAGTTTCCATTCTAA
- a CDS encoding PilZ domain-containing protein: MLIDKRRYIRFEVPLDVILPSTGNGGGHSTGVIKNFSREGCCIESNNLDSQLDDTMEFRIRLPKKDLYAHVVGDVIWKQRLNDRWLTGIRFKEIDKEAKIDILDFAYDTWIDKMKG; this comes from the coding sequence ATGCTTATAGATAAAAGAAGATATATACGGTTTGAAGTTCCCCTTGATGTAATATTACCTTCTACAGGAAACGGAGGTGGACATTCAACCGGCGTGATAAAGAATTTTTCACGCGAAGGATGCTGCATTGAATCAAACAATCTTGATTCTCAATTAGATGACACCATGGAATTCAGGATCAGACTCCCGAAGAAAGATCTCTACGCCCATGTAGTGGGGGATGTGATATGGAAACAGCGGCTTAACGACAGATGGCTGACAGGAATAAGATTTAAGGAAATAGATAAAGAAGCAAAGATCGATATACTGGATTTTGCCTATGACACATGGATAGATAAAATGAAAGGTTGA
- a CDS encoding HDOD domain-containing protein, producing the protein MEESLKHYIQQIKTLPTIPVIAQQILSLVGDDLVSISKLEKIVENDPAISAKILSVANSAYFASKTPTKTLGNAIFRIGFNNVKNIAVGISLMTVLDDGKRGTDFDYQRIFNHSVSVGFTAGLLSQQLKLEFSQEILINGLLHDIGYLVLNRHFSETYRKVLELIEQGNSMLDAEKTVLDFTHAEIGSWLADEWHLPGTVLDTTLHHHTPSLAKRNRKHVAVIHIADYITTKKIFSPTKKDPAYPFDHSSLDILGISENDLKGIDAGITSDLVSAELLE; encoded by the coding sequence ATGGAAGAATCATTAAAACATTATATTCAACAAATAAAAACTCTTCCGACCATCCCGGTTATTGCCCAGCAAATATTAAGCCTTGTCGGCGATGACCTGGTATCAATAAGCAAACTCGAGAAGATTGTCGAGAATGACCCTGCGATATCCGCAAAAATTCTCAGCGTTGCCAACTCAGCGTACTTTGCCTCCAAAACACCTACGAAAACTCTGGGCAACGCAATTTTCAGGATAGGTTTTAATAACGTCAAAAATATAGCCGTTGGAATATCCTTAATGACAGTCCTTGATGACGGTAAACGCGGGACAGATTTTGATTATCAAAGGATATTCAATCATTCAGTATCAGTTGGATTTACAGCAGGGTTGCTTTCTCAGCAACTCAAGTTAGAATTTTCACAAGAAATATTGATAAACGGCTTACTGCATGATATTGGATATTTAGTCCTGAACAGGCACTTTTCCGAGACCTACCGGAAGGTGCTGGAGTTAATTGAACAGGGAAATTCCATGCTCGACGCGGAAAAAACGGTCCTGGATTTTACACACGCTGAAATCGGCTCATGGCTTGCCGATGAATGGCATTTGCCTGGAACAGTCTTAGATACAACTTTGCACCATCATACGCCCTCACTTGCAAAAAGGAACCGCAAACATGTAGCTGTTATACATATAGCGGATTACATTACTACTAAAAAAATTTTCAGCCCGACGAAAAAAGACCCGGCTTACCCGTTTGACCATTCTTCCCTCGACATACTGGGGATCTCGGAGAACGACCTGAAAGGCATAGATGCCGGAATAACATCTGACCTGGTATCGGCTGAACTGCTCGAATGA